From Streptomyces sp. 6-11-2, one genomic window encodes:
- a CDS encoding I78 family peptidase inhibitor, with product MAPIPTPPAEPQDNPDAYVGLEAGQAERLARERGWSTVRSLPPGAIITMEYRFGRLNFEVRDGRVARAWKG from the coding sequence ATGGCACCGATTCCCACTCCGCCGGCGGAACCCCAGGACAACCCCGACGCATATGTCGGCCTCGAGGCCGGACAGGCCGAACGGCTCGCGCGTGAACGGGGCTGGAGCACGGTGCGGTCACTGCCGCCGGGCGCGATCATCACCATGGAGTACCGGTTCGGACGGCTGAACTTCGAGGTCCGGGACGGCCGCGTGGCACGGGCCTGGAAGGGCTGA
- a CDS encoding phosphatase PAP2 family protein, translating to MRTERTLTRLDRVFARLDREPQRPAHIDMPRMSRHRFVLFSATLAFYLAIVWAVVTTSWLVRLDWQVMFFRPYQQWPQIHAFLDYYVVLGQRGPTAVMVCAWLGWRSWRQHTLRPLLTLAASLLLLNATVGAAKIGMGRLGPHYATVIGSNEMGLGGDIFPSGHTANAVVTWGILAYLASTPRARRWLSALSAVTALGVGLTTVYLGTHWLSDVLLGWAAGLLILLALPWFEPLIARTEVALFDLRDRWRARPGRPAPVPAPAAPVGAPVVFTPRAPASDETPVAHETVGAGRTSRPPAHLAPGRHTGRSERTTVTPAGSRRPPHPDRVPRGTASAARPLTGS from the coding sequence GTGCGTACCGAACGAACCCTCACCCGCCTGGACCGGGTGTTCGCCAGGCTGGACCGTGAGCCGCAACGGCCGGCGCACATCGACATGCCGCGAATGAGCCGCCACCGGTTCGTGCTCTTCTCGGCGACGCTCGCCTTCTACCTGGCCATCGTCTGGGCCGTGGTCACCACCTCGTGGCTGGTCCGGCTCGACTGGCAGGTCATGTTCTTCCGGCCGTACCAGCAGTGGCCGCAGATCCACGCGTTCCTCGACTACTACGTGGTGCTCGGCCAGCGCGGCCCCACCGCCGTGATGGTCTGCGCATGGCTGGGCTGGCGCTCCTGGCGGCAGCACACGCTGCGCCCGCTGCTGACCCTCGCCGCCTCGCTGCTGCTGCTCAACGCCACGGTCGGCGCCGCGAAGATCGGCATGGGACGTCTGGGACCCCACTACGCGACCGTCATCGGCTCGAACGAGATGGGCCTGGGCGGCGATATATTCCCCAGCGGCCACACCGCCAACGCCGTGGTGACCTGGGGCATCCTGGCCTATCTGGCCTCCACCCCGAGAGCGCGCCGCTGGCTGTCGGCACTGTCCGCGGTGACGGCGCTCGGCGTCGGCCTGACCACGGTCTACCTGGGGACGCACTGGCTGAGCGACGTGCTCCTCGGCTGGGCCGCGGGGCTGCTGATCCTGCTGGCGCTGCCGTGGTTCGAGCCGCTGATCGCCAGGACCGAGGTCGCCCTGTTCGACCTGCGCGACCGCTGGCGTGCCCGTCCCGGCCGCCCGGCACCCGTGCCCGCGCCCGCCGCACCCGTCGGCGCGCCCGTCGTGTTCACCCCACGCGCCCCCGCCTCGGACGAGACCCCGGTGGCCCACGAGACGGTCGGCGCCGGACGCACGTCCCGGCCACCGGCCCACCTCGCCCCGGGCCGGCACACGGGCCGCTCCGAGCGCACAACGGTCACCCCGGCCGGCAGCCGCAGGCCGCCGCACCCCGACCGCGTCCCGCGCGGCACGGCCTCGGCGGCCCGCCCCCTGACGGGCAGTTGA
- a CDS encoding MFS transporter, with amino-acid sequence MSGTTAAADRLRRRAAGAGANRWVVLVVLCVSLLLVAVDATVLHVAVPAVTEDLKPGAIELLWIVDTYPLVCASLLILFGTLGDRVGRRRILLLGYALFGIASGVAAFAPNPQMLIFARALLGVGGAMIMPATLSLLRQVFPDRRERALAIGIWSAVAAVGAAVGPLLGGFLLEHFWWGSVFLVNIPLMLVSLPVGRLLLPESTGGRNGPWDVVGALLAAAGLFGVVLGVKRLGGGETALSALTVGPLVVGAALLVTFVRRQRRRTQPLVDLRMFARPAFSTSVGCIVLAMLALVGLELIAAQYLQLVLGLSPLATGLRLLPLTFAAMAAGLAGARLLRRLGPRRMVSFGFCVTAAAVVVLTAMGGRDNPGLLLAGFALLGFGLEMTLFGAYESMLSEAPPAQAGGAAAIGETSYQLGAGMGIALLGTVMNAAYAPGLADVPGVPAKDSGAAAHSLGEAYEVAEQLGGPVGAALRRAARDAFVHGLHVTLLVSAGLLLLGAVMALRLPRVMHCEEPAVELPAQREAERSRVSA; translated from the coding sequence ATGTCCGGGACGACCGCGGCCGCCGACCGGCTGCGCCGTCGGGCGGCGGGTGCCGGTGCCAACCGCTGGGTCGTCCTGGTCGTCCTCTGCGTCAGCCTGCTGCTGGTGGCGGTGGACGCGACCGTGCTGCACGTGGCGGTGCCCGCGGTCACCGAGGATCTCAAGCCCGGCGCCATCGAACTGCTCTGGATCGTCGACACCTATCCCCTTGTCTGCGCCTCGCTGCTGATCCTGTTCGGCACGCTGGGCGACCGGGTCGGCCGCAGACGGATCCTGCTGCTGGGCTATGCACTCTTCGGCATCGCCTCCGGTGTGGCGGCCTTCGCCCCCAACCCCCAGATGCTGATCTTCGCGCGGGCGCTGCTCGGCGTCGGCGGCGCCATGATCATGCCGGCCACGCTGTCACTTCTGCGGCAGGTGTTCCCGGACCGGCGCGAGCGGGCGCTGGCGATCGGGATCTGGAGCGCGGTCGCCGCGGTGGGCGCGGCGGTCGGGCCGCTGCTCGGCGGCTTCCTGCTCGAGCACTTCTGGTGGGGGTCGGTCTTCCTCGTCAACATCCCGCTGATGCTGGTCAGCCTGCCGGTGGGCCGGCTGCTGCTGCCCGAGTCGACCGGCGGCCGCAACGGGCCCTGGGACGTGGTCGGCGCGTTGCTGGCGGCGGCCGGACTGTTCGGTGTGGTGCTGGGCGTGAAGCGGCTCGGCGGCGGGGAGACGGCGCTGAGCGCGCTCACCGTGGGGCCGCTGGTGGTCGGCGCGGCGCTACTGGTGACGTTCGTACGGCGGCAGCGGCGGCGGACGCAGCCGCTGGTGGACCTCAGGATGTTCGCGCGCCCGGCGTTCAGCACGTCGGTGGGCTGCATCGTGCTGGCCATGCTGGCGCTGGTCGGGCTCGAACTGATCGCGGCGCAGTACCTGCAACTGGTGCTCGGGCTCTCGCCGCTCGCCACGGGGCTGCGGCTGCTGCCGCTGACGTTCGCCGCGATGGCGGCCGGACTCGCCGGGGCGCGGCTGCTGCGGCGGCTCGGGCCGCGGCGGATGGTGTCCTTCGGGTTCTGTGTGACCGCCGCCGCGGTGGTGGTGCTCACGGCGATGGGCGGCCGGGACAACCCGGGACTGCTCCTCGCCGGCTTCGCGCTGCTCGGCTTCGGCCTGGAGATGACGCTGTTCGGGGCGTACGAGTCGATGCTGAGCGAGGCGCCGCCGGCGCAGGCGGGCGGAGCGGCGGCGATCGGGGAGACGTCCTATCAGCTGGGCGCGGGGATGGGCATCGCCCTGCTGGGCACGGTGATGAACGCGGCGTACGCGCCCGGGCTCGCCGATGTGCCGGGGGTGCCGGCGAAGGACTCCGGAGCCGCGGCGCACTCGCTGGGGGAGGCGTACGAGGTCGCCGAACAGCTCGGCGGGCCGGTCGGTGCCGCCCTGCGGCGGGCGGCCCGGGACGCCTTCGTGCACGGGCTGCATGTGACGCTGCTGGTGAGCGCGGGGCTGTTGCTGCTGGGGGCGGTGATGGCGCTGCGGCTGCCGCGGGTGATGCACTGTGAGGAGCCGGCGGTCGAACTGCCCGCGCAGCGGGAGGCCGAGAGGTCCCGCGTCTCGGCATGA
- a CDS encoding acyl-CoA dehydrogenase family protein: MSSQSSPSSSSSPVPSFDPADPLGIDDLLDPEDLAVRDTMRQWAADRVLPRVAEWYEKGELPVIRELSRELGSIGALGMSLTGYGCAGATAVQYGLACLELEAADSGIRSLVSVQGSLAMYAIHRFGSEEQKQRWLPPMAAGEVIGCFGLTEPDHGSDPGSMRTHAKRDGTDWILNGRKMWITNGSVAGVAVVWAQTEDGIRGFLVPAGTPGFSAPEIKHKWSLRASVTSELVLDDVRLPADAVLPEATGLRGPLGCLSHARYGIVWGAMGAARSSFEAALDYAKSREQFGRPIGGFQLTQAKLADMAVELHKGILLAHHLGRRMDAGRLRPEQVSFGKLNNVREAIEICRTARTILGANGISLEYPVMRHATNLESVLTYEGTVEMHQLVLGKALTGFDAFR; encoded by the coding sequence ATGTCCTCGCAGTCGTCCCCGTCGTCCTCGTCGTCCCCGGTGCCCTCGTTCGACCCCGCAGACCCGCTCGGGATCGACGACCTGCTGGACCCGGAGGACCTGGCCGTCCGCGACACCATGCGGCAGTGGGCCGCCGACCGTGTCCTGCCCCGGGTCGCCGAGTGGTACGAGAAGGGCGAGCTGCCCGTCATCCGGGAACTGTCCCGCGAGCTCGGCAGCATCGGCGCCCTCGGCATGTCCCTGACTGGATATGGCTGCGCGGGCGCCACCGCCGTCCAGTACGGGCTCGCCTGCCTCGAGCTCGAGGCCGCCGACTCCGGCATCCGGTCCCTGGTCTCGGTGCAGGGCTCGCTCGCCATGTACGCCATCCACCGGTTCGGAAGCGAGGAGCAGAAGCAGAGGTGGCTGCCTCCCATGGCCGCCGGCGAGGTGATCGGCTGCTTCGGGCTCACCGAGCCCGACCACGGCTCCGACCCCGGCTCCATGCGCACCCACGCCAAGCGTGACGGCACCGACTGGATCCTCAACGGCCGCAAGATGTGGATCACCAACGGCTCCGTGGCCGGCGTCGCCGTCGTCTGGGCGCAGACCGAGGACGGCATCCGCGGCTTCCTCGTGCCGGCCGGCACCCCCGGGTTCTCCGCCCCGGAGATCAAGCACAAGTGGTCCCTGCGGGCGAGCGTCACCAGCGAGCTGGTCCTGGACGACGTACGGCTGCCCGCCGACGCCGTACTGCCGGAGGCCACCGGGCTGCGCGGACCGCTCGGCTGCCTCTCGCACGCCCGCTACGGCATCGTCTGGGGTGCCATGGGCGCGGCCCGCTCCAGCTTCGAGGCCGCCCTCGACTACGCCAAGTCGCGCGAGCAGTTCGGCAGGCCCATCGGAGGCTTCCAGCTCACCCAGGCCAAGCTCGCCGACATGGCGGTCGAACTGCACAAGGGGATTCTGCTCGCCCACCATCTGGGGCGGCGCATGGACGCCGGCCGCCTGCGTCCCGAGCAGGTCAGCTTCGGCAAGCTCAACAACGTACGAGAGGCGATCGAGATCTGCCGTACCGCGCGGACGATTCTCGGGGCGAACGGGATCTCCCTGGAGTACCCCGTGATGCGGCACGCGACCAACCTCGAGTCGGTGCTCACCTACGAGGGCACCGTCGAGATGCACCAGCTCGTGCTGGGCAAGGCGCTCACCGGGTTCGACGCCTTCCGGTGA
- a CDS encoding cell division protein SepF has protein sequence MGSVRKASAWLGLVDDNDDERYYDDDYTEGTESGDAWVTDPRVKVAADTAEDKGRRIGTVTPDSFRDARAIGELFREGVPVIMNLTAMEASDAKRVVDFAAGLVFGLRGSIDRVSTRVFLLSPADTEIVNGDPAVHRADGFFNQS, from the coding sequence ATGGGATCGGTACGCAAGGCGAGTGCGTGGCTCGGCCTCGTCGACGACAACGATGACGAGCGCTACTACGACGACGACTACACGGAAGGGACCGAGTCCGGGGACGCCTGGGTCACCGACCCCCGGGTGAAGGTGGCTGCGGACACGGCAGAGGACAAGGGCCGCCGGATCGGCACGGTGACACCGGACAGCTTCCGGGACGCCCGCGCCATCGGCGAGCTGTTCCGGGAGGGCGTGCCCGTCATCATGAACCTGACGGCCATGGAAGCCTCCGACGCCAAGCGCGTGGTCGACTTCGCGGCCGGGCTCGTCTTCGGGCTGCGCGGCTCCATCGACCGCGTGTCCACCCGGGTGTTCCTGCTGTCCCCCGCCGACACCGAGATCGTCAACGGGGACCCGGCGGTGCACCGCGCGGACGGGTTCTTCAACCAGAGCTGA